A window of the Deltaproteobacteria bacterium genome harbors these coding sequences:
- a CDS encoding FkbM family methyltransferase has translation MTELVREHDTTPLVHLKRRGFKLAVMPGMERELDLLLHEIFDKNPYTRHGISLSDGACVVDLGANMGLFSLWCTTQANNLNIYACEPLPPLYQISSTNLGAIDGHQIHIDPRGIAAKNEVREMTFFPQATACSSVYGAQTVERMPALYSGAEVSLKDLWSIHKGAFFLGALWGPLFPFVRRVAISFLLRRALSVSQRYKCQMATLSTLLDEWQVDKIDLLKIDIQGSEVDALQGLRPEHWEKIDSIAMEVNTFLGQSVDTDICSILERQGYRVIREDSSDITAPGSFFIYALRD, from the coding sequence ACACCGTTGGTTCACCTGAAACGCCGTGGCTTCAAACTAGCGGTGATGCCAGGCATGGAGCGAGAGCTTGACCTTCTGCTGCATGAAATTTTTGATAAGAACCCATATACACGCCACGGCATCAGTTTGTCTGACGGAGCATGTGTCGTTGACCTGGGAGCCAACATGGGCCTCTTTTCTCTGTGGTGCACCACACAAGCCAATAATCTAAATATCTATGCGTGTGAGCCCTTACCCCCGCTATATCAGATATCGTCTACAAACCTCGGCGCAATCGATGGGCATCAGATTCATATCGATCCGAGAGGTATCGCAGCCAAGAACGAAGTTCGAGAAATGACCTTCTTCCCGCAGGCAACAGCGTGCTCTTCTGTCTACGGCGCCCAAACTGTGGAGCGTATGCCAGCCCTCTACAGCGGTGCTGAAGTGTCCTTGAAAGACTTATGGTCTATCCATAAAGGCGCCTTTTTTCTTGGTGCTTTATGGGGACCTTTGTTTCCTTTTGTGCGACGTGTTGCGATTTCGTTTCTGCTCCGCCGAGCTTTGTCAGTCTCACAACGCTACAAGTGCCAGATGGCAACACTTAGCACCCTCCTAGACGAGTGGCAGGTTGACAAGATTGACCTGCTGAAAATTGATATTCAAGGCTCTGAGGTTGATGCGCTTCAAGGGCTTCGGCCAGAGCACTGGGAGAAAATTGATTCCATCGCCATGGAGGTCAATACATTCCTTGGTCAAAGCGTTGATACCGACATCTGCTCCATCCTAGAACGACAAGGCTATCGAGTTATTCGTGAAGATTCATCCGACATCACCGCGCCTGGGTCATTTTTTATCTACGCTCTTCGAGATTAG
- a CDS encoding TauD/TfdA family dioxygenase, with protein MSDDHGSLLHVVRADGAATSLDHLGALLSSRAEDLQNKLFLHGGLLFRGFDVESPTHFKRVLSDIFPGSMLQPYVGGVGFKRRVSSAVYTSTEVPASLTISPHNELAYLPGAPPFVSFFCQQPASSGGRTSLVCGKALYEQMPRSIRESFESKGIKYSRVYRPPGLARRFGIQHPLAVSWSDVFESDDPSEVERRCLEKALTVRWRDGGVLETSIVLPAIIKHPKTNAPLWFNQAHTFLPTPASVGQFLYGIYKFLWLFPSLRQGEAWFGTGEKIPMSVVDEIHTTIKQHQRFVEWQCGDVLVLDNYRLLHGREAYRGKRKVFAAML; from the coding sequence ATGTCTGACGACCACGGTTCCTTGCTTCATGTTGTGCGGGCAGACGGGGCAGCGACAAGTCTTGATCACCTCGGCGCACTCCTATCTAGCCGCGCAGAAGACCTTCAGAATAAACTTTTTCTTCACGGTGGACTTCTATTTCGCGGGTTCGACGTTGAGTCGCCGACTCATTTTAAGAGAGTCTTGAGTGACATCTTTCCAGGTTCCATGCTTCAGCCATATGTCGGAGGTGTGGGCTTTAAGAGACGGGTTTCCTCTGCGGTTTACACATCTACGGAGGTTCCAGCGTCGTTAACGATTAGCCCGCATAACGAGCTTGCCTACCTTCCGGGGGCACCTCCCTTTGTTTCCTTTTTCTGTCAACAACCCGCCAGTTCGGGTGGAAGAACCTCATTGGTTTGCGGTAAAGCCTTGTACGAGCAAATGCCACGTTCAATTCGCGAGTCGTTCGAATCAAAGGGTATCAAATATTCAAGAGTATATCGTCCGCCGGGACTGGCAAGAAGGTTTGGGATTCAACACCCACTGGCTGTCTCTTGGAGTGATGTCTTCGAATCCGACGACCCAAGTGAAGTAGAACGTCGCTGTTTAGAAAAAGCGCTTACGGTACGGTGGAGAGATGGAGGTGTGCTGGAAACGTCGATTGTGCTTCCTGCAATTATTAAACACCCTAAAACGAACGCTCCTCTTTGGTTTAATCAAGCTCATACCTTTCTTCCGACACCGGCGAGTGTGGGCCAGTTCCTATACGGCATCTATAAGTTTTTGTGGCTGTTTCCCAGTTTGAGGCAAGGTGAGGCATGGTTCGGCACAGGTGAAAAGATACCGATGAGTGTGGTCGACGAGATTCATACAACGATAAAGCAACACCAAAGATTTGTTGAGTGGCAATGTGGCGATGTCCTTGTGCTAGATAATTACAGGCTCTTGCACGGGCGCGAGGCCTACCGTGGTAAGCGCAAGGTTTTTGCTGCAATGCTTTAG
- a CDS encoding peptidylprolyl isomerase has product MQVQKESVVSIHYTLKVESGETVQNSLNQEPVIYLHGHGNLVSGLEEALEGTSVGAKVEVTVPPEKGYGEYSIDLVKSAPRSAFPAVENIEIGMAFLAETEAGQRQFVVTAVNSDEVEVNGNHPLAGETLTYSVSIETIRDSTVTEREQGYVKVESSCQKTGCCD; this is encoded by the coding sequence ATGCAAGTACAGAAAGAATCAGTAGTTTCAATTCACTACACCCTAAAAGTTGAGAGTGGAGAAACCGTTCAAAACTCTCTTAACCAGGAGCCGGTAATTTATCTGCATGGCCATGGAAATCTCGTGTCTGGTTTGGAAGAAGCTCTAGAGGGGACAAGTGTTGGCGCGAAGGTTGAGGTTACGGTTCCTCCAGAAAAAGGGTACGGCGAGTATTCGATTGATTTAGTAAAGAGCGCGCCGCGGTCAGCTTTTCCTGCTGTTGAGAATATCGAGATAGGCATGGCATTTCTAGCTGAAACTGAAGCAGGGCAGCGCCAGTTTGTCGTCACGGCGGTGAATAGTGATGAAGTTGAAGTGAATGGAAACCATCCTCTCGCGGGAGAGACACTCACATACTCGGTTAGTATTGAAACAATCCGCGACAGCACTGTCACCGAGCGAGAGCAAGGTTACGTCAAGGTTGAGAGTTCTTGTCAGAAGACCGGCTGCTGCGATTGA